One window of the Bacteroidota bacterium genome contains the following:
- a CDS encoding 6-phosphogluconate dehydrogenase: protein MNEPSVKKTSIFKTIGYIFLGILIAGLAFAYLFSQYTYSEGNRAGVLVKFSEKGFLFKTYEGELNLGGMGNLPNTAQLNQIWEFSVNDKAVADSLMRMEGKRVSLHYKEKIKNMFWQGETNFFVDGAKTVTP, encoded by the coding sequence ATGAACGAACCCAGCGTAAAAAAGACCTCTATCTTCAAAACAATCGGTTACATCTTTCTCGGCATCTTGATTGCCGGGCTTGCCTTTGCCTACCTTTTCTCCCAATACACCTACAGCGAAGGCAACCGAGCCGGAGTGCTGGTTAAGTTTTCCGAAAAAGGATTTCTGTTTAAGACCTATGAAGGCGAACTCAATCTCGGCGGCATGGGCAACCTCCCCAACACCGCCCAGTTGAACCAGATTTGGGAATTTTCCGTGAACGACAAAGCGGTGGCCGACTCCCTCATGCGAATGGAAGGCAAGCGCGTATCGCTTCACTACAAAGAAAAAATCAAAAACATGTTTTGGCAAGGAGAAACCAACTTCTTTGTAGATGGCGCTAAAACAGTCACACCCTAA